One stretch of Dissulfurimicrobium hydrothermale DNA includes these proteins:
- a CDS encoding DnaJ C-terminal domain-containing protein produces the protein MENAKDYYKVLGVSKTATPDEIKKAFRRLAMKYHPDKNKGDRAAEERFKEINEAYAVLSDPEKKKQYDTFGSSEFNRRYTQEDIFRNFDFGDIFQEFGIGGKGGARAWRVSFGGRPGGVGSFDDLISQIFSQGTGGVGEGYEKADRFASARPGEDITLEIPLSPREMSEGCEKRLAFDAGGLEERISVKIPPGVGPGKKIRVAGKGGVGAGGIRGDLYLVVRPQVDSRFRVNGLDLEIDQPISFSSACLGGEIEVPTAFGGSVRLKIPPGTGPGKKLRIKGKGLPDGKGGSGNQYVRLMVDVPKRLTVAQKELVLKLQNEGL, from the coding sequence ATGGAAAATGCAAAGGATTATTACAAAGTACTAGGGGTATCAAAGACCGCAACCCCCGATGAGATAAAAAAGGCCTTTCGTAGGCTTGCAATGAAGTATCATCCTGACAAGAACAAGGGCGATAGGGCCGCGGAGGAACGTTTCAAGGAGATAAACGAGGCCTATGCGGTTTTAAGCGATCCTGAAAAGAAGAAACAGTATGATACCTTCGGTTCTTCTGAATTCAACCGTCGTTATACTCAAGAAGATATATTCAGAAACTTCGATTTTGGTGATATCTTCCAGGAATTCGGCATCGGCGGCAAAGGCGGGGCCAGGGCGTGGAGGGTCAGTTTTGGCGGGAGACCGGGTGGCGTAGGCTCATTCGACGATTTGATTAGCCAGATCTTCAGTCAGGGGACAGGTGGCGTAGGCGAAGGATATGAAAAGGCGGACCGCTTTGCCTCCGCTCGGCCTGGCGAGGATATAACGCTTGAGATACCCCTTTCTCCAAGAGAGATGTCTGAAGGTTGTGAAAAGAGGCTTGCCTTTGATGCCGGCGGGCTTGAGGAACGGATATCTGTAAAGATACCACCTGGGGTTGGCCCAGGGAAAAAGATCCGCGTGGCTGGGAAGGGCGGGGTTGGAGCAGGCGGCATAAGAGGGGACCTCTATCTCGTGGTCCGTCCACAGGTTGACAGTCGCTTCAGGGTCAATGGATTGGACCTGGAGATAGATCAGCCGATAAGTTTCAGCAGCGCATGCCTCGGTGGAGAGATCGAGGTTCCGACTGCATTCGGCGGCAGTGTCAGGCTCAAGATACCACCCGGGACCGGGCCTGGAAAGAAGCTGCGTATAAAGGGCAAGGGTCTGCCTGATGGCAAAGGGGGGAGCGGCAATCAATATGTGCGGCTCATGGTGGACGTCCCGAAGAGGCTTACCGTCGCCCAGAAGGAGCTTGTACTCAAGTTACAGAATGAAGGATTGTAA
- a CDS encoding TolC family protein has product MDLHDPGQCPYFSAGLIHADVRTAYSRLRQARLSEMYIRRQILKDLRMAVENLQRARQQIDQLDIQVKAAREGVRQATAAFNAGLGTNLERLIAQEGLLSAELSLSTAKFNQDVDYLKLLRVTGELNPELFLMPPPTKNNFLEPNEMGRDDRKKPK; this is encoded by the coding sequence TTGGACCTCCATGATCCAGGTCAATGTCCCTATTTTTCAGCCGGATTGATTCATGCGGATGTCCGCACCGCTTATTCGCGCCTGCGGCAAGCTCGACTCTCCGAGATGTATATCCGCCGGCAGATATTGAAGGATCTACGAATGGCTGTGGAAAATCTCCAAAGGGCTAGGCAACAGATCGATCAGCTCGATATCCAGGTCAAAGCGGCCCGGGAAGGGGTGCGGCAGGCAACAGCCGCATTCAATGCCGGACTTGGAACAAACCTTGAGCGGCTAATTGCCCAAGAGGGTCTGCTATCCGCGGAACTGTCCCTTTCAACTGCAAAATTCAATCAAGATGTTGATTATTTGAAACTCTTGCGCGTGACAGGAGAATTGAATCCAGAACTTTTCCTTATGCCACCACCTACAAAAAACAACTTTCTTGAACCTAATGAAATGGGTAGAGATGACAGAAAAAAGCCGAAATAG
- a CDS encoding MFS transporter, with protein MLPQFTQDLLEYPAFQAGLVIAPRAFMLLLFMPIVGRLYNHIDARVLVIFGVGITFWSYYDLAGLSLAAGFWNLVPTLLIMGIGMPFVFVPLSTLSLSTVPSPDMTDATGLYTLARRVGGNIGYALAATMVDRGQQIHRSYLVDHVNPFNMPYAEYNRIAGTALRHAGLNTQGVQHTIYALTNRIVDMQSTMLTYNDISWVFGLLFLSIIPLVLLLARAYRPGQQIRQGIRKLTGSTITKRILFH; from the coding sequence ATTCTGCCTCAATTTACACAGGACCTGCTGGAATATCCTGCGTTCCAGGCAGGGCTGGTGATTGCGCCGCGGGCATTCATGCTGCTGCTCTTCATGCCAATCGTGGGCCGACTTTACAACCATATCGATGCACGGGTGCTGGTGATATTCGGCGTCGGGATCACCTTCTGGTCCTATTATGATCTCGCCGGATTGTCGCTTGCCGCAGGGTTCTGGAACCTTGTCCCCACGCTCTTGATCATGGGTATTGGCATGCCGTTCGTGTTCGTGCCCTTAAGCACCCTTTCACTGTCCACTGTACCCAGCCCTGACATGACTGATGCAACCGGCCTTTACACCCTGGCGCGTCGGGTCGGTGGCAACATCGGATACGCGCTGGCGGCCACGATGGTGGATCGTGGCCAGCAGATCCACCGATCCTATCTGGTCGATCATGTAAACCCCTTTAATATGCCTTATGCCGAATACAATCGAATTGCCGGAACCGCACTAAGGCATGCAGGACTCAATACCCAGGGTGTGCAGCATACAATTTATGCGCTGACAAATCGGATTGTGGACATGCAGTCAACCATGCTGACATACAACGATATATCCTGGGTGTTTGGCCTACTGTTTTTGAGTATCATACCACTGGTACTGCTGCTGGCCAGGGCGTACCGCCCTGGCCAGCAAATCCGCCAAGGCATCCGGAAACTGACGGGGTCAACGATCACAAAGCGCATCTTGTTCCACTGA
- a CDS encoding HlyD family secretion protein, which yields MTEKSRNSDIAANETESMGPNSSSAGPFHRKKIVWWTAGGLVILALIIGIPYYIHSLSHESTDDAFIDGDIIPISPRVSGYVAHIYVQDNQWVKAGDLLVDLDPHDFQARLDGAEAALEAAKAANRARNISVELTRITATAELNEAKDNVESARAAVQEAKARLALCEAALAQAKAEAESARGRYRLDATNLKRYREMAKTKTVSLQDLDRAVAAEQMSAADLRAAEKKVDKSICS from the coding sequence ATGACAGAAAAAAGCCGAAATAGCGATATAGCCGCCAATGAAACGGAATCTATGGGACCCAACAGTTCCTCGGCAGGGCCTTTCCACCGTAAAAAAATCGTCTGGTGGACGGCGGGCGGGCTGGTAATTCTAGCACTGATCATCGGCATCCCTTACTATATCCATTCATTATCTCACGAATCCACCGATGATGCCTTTATCGATGGAGATATCATTCCAATAAGCCCGCGGGTGTCCGGCTATGTAGCCCATATCTATGTGCAGGACAACCAATGGGTCAAGGCAGGCGATCTGCTGGTCGATCTGGATCCGCATGATTTCCAGGCCCGTCTGGATGGGGCGGAGGCCGCGCTGGAAGCGGCAAAAGCCGCTAATCGGGCACGCAACATCAGTGTCGAACTAACCCGGATCACCGCCACGGCCGAATTGAATGAAGCCAAAGACAATGTGGAATCGGCAAGAGCGGCAGTTCAGGAGGCCAAGGCACGACTTGCCCTGTGTGAAGCAGCACTCGCCCAAGCAAAGGCAGAGGCCGAATCCGCAAGGGGGCGGTATCGGCTGGATGCGACGAACTTAAAGCGGTACCGCGAGATGGCGAAGACGAAAACAGTATCACTTCAAGACCTTGATCGCGCCGTAGCCGCTGAACAAATGTCCGCTGCAGATTTAAGGGCGGCGGAAAAGAAGGTTGACAAAAGCATCTGTTCGTGA
- a CDS encoding MFS transporter, with amino-acid sequence MFTVGSVLCGTAVSFPQMLFYRVLQGIGGGSLIPVSQAILRESFSKEEQGMAMAIFGMGVVLAPAIDRLWAAG; translated from the coding sequence ATGTTCACGGTAGGGTCGGTTCTGTGCGGTACAGCGGTTTCGTTTCCACAGATGTTGTTCTACCGGGTGCTGCAGGGGATCGGCGGCGGTTCGCTGATCCCAGTTTCGCAGGCAATTCTTCGGGAGTCGTTTTCCAAGGAGGAGCAGGGGATGGCCATGGCCATATTTGGCATGGGGGTCGTTCTGGCACCAGCGATTGACCGATTGTGGGCGGCTGGCTGA
- a CDS encoding DUF3373 family protein, with protein sequence MKKLLVGIMVLVMLIPAMVLASPTPEELMKKIDALNAELAKVKSELENVQTKQQETSQTVEKVSQKVGGGLAKTNFSFDGGDFRFRVDSTRAHVPGYYDEMQYMSALQAWQQGGMKGPMPTINQFYQRSYSPKNDDLYTTRLRLDMSAKATENIMFKGRLAMYKIWGMETANATAAPFFASNGYLWDPNISRRPNDNTVRVEMAYVNWTNIGGYPIWFSVGRRPTVDGPPLQLKENLLHRYATPTALGVDWTFDGATVGYAYSNPFPGKIRICYGRGYQTGFQDVPYQQKIDNVDLYGISWDVIDDPDRDMFANLQLFKAGDIPDTMENISTMFSPVNAYNNLVMFGKPSNNLGDIYHLSGVFMHKLPAQFLNIDYFLSAGMSYTDPRGVSREYIGLINPGDPSQGIGGYGLLNNPGEDQKHWGWAAYVGFRVPIEQLRSKLGVEYNYGSRYWINFTPASDDLYLSKLATRGHVGEIYWIWDIPDTPLSKLGRAFIRAGYQYYWINYTGSGNWVGKPIDIDNLKDPQNASYMGQPGVDRMDNAYLTFEVYF encoded by the coding sequence ATGAAGAAACTGTTAGTAGGGATCATGGTATTGGTCATGCTGATACCGGCCATGGTATTGGCATCACCTACGCCAGAAGAGCTCATGAAAAAGATCGACGCGCTTAACGCTGAGCTCGCAAAGGTGAAGTCGGAACTGGAAAATGTCCAGACCAAACAGCAAGAAACCAGCCAGACAGTCGAGAAGGTCTCTCAGAAGGTGGGAGGCGGACTGGCCAAGACCAACTTCTCTTTCGACGGAGGCGATTTCAGATTCAGGGTGGATTCAACCAGGGCGCATGTGCCTGGTTACTATGATGAAATGCAGTACATGAGCGCCTTGCAGGCATGGCAGCAGGGCGGCATGAAGGGCCCGATGCCGACTATTAACCAATTTTATCAGAGGAGCTATAGCCCGAAAAATGACGACCTCTACACCACAAGGCTCCGTCTGGACATGAGCGCCAAGGCAACCGAGAACATAATGTTCAAGGGCCGTCTTGCCATGTACAAGATATGGGGCATGGAGACGGCTAATGCAACAGCCGCCCCGTTCTTCGCCTCAAACGGCTATCTCTGGGATCCAAACATTAGCCGCAGGCCAAACGACAACACAGTCAGGGTTGAGATGGCCTATGTGAACTGGACAAATATAGGCGGGTATCCGATATGGTTCTCAGTTGGCCGTAGGCCGACTGTTGACGGGCCTCCGCTCCAGCTCAAGGAAAACTTGCTGCACCGCTATGCAACCCCTACAGCCCTTGGCGTGGACTGGACCTTTGACGGCGCAACCGTTGGCTACGCCTATTCTAATCCATTCCCAGGTAAAATCAGGATCTGCTACGGCCGCGGTTATCAGACAGGATTCCAAGATGTCCCCTATCAGCAGAAGATAGACAATGTCGATCTATACGGTATAAGCTGGGATGTAATCGACGACCCTGATAGAGACATGTTCGCAAACCTCCAGCTCTTCAAGGCCGGAGACATCCCGGATACAATGGAAAACATAAGCACAATGTTCTCCCCAGTTAATGCTTACAATAACTTGGTCATGTTTGGCAAACCGTCGAACAACCTGGGTGATATCTATCATCTGAGCGGTGTATTCATGCACAAACTTCCCGCACAGTTCTTGAATATCGATTACTTCCTGAGCGCTGGCATGAGCTATACTGACCCACGCGGCGTAAGCAGGGAATATATAGGTCTTATCAATCCAGGTGACCCATCACAGGGTATAGGCGGCTACGGACTACTTAACAACCCGGGTGAGGATCAAAAACACTGGGGCTGGGCAGCGTATGTAGGCTTTAGGGTACCTATCGAGCAGCTTCGCAGCAAGCTTGGCGTTGAGTATAACTATGGCTCACGGTACTGGATCAACTTCACTCCTGCATCCGATGACCTTTATCTGTCAAAACTCGCCACCCGTGGTCATGTAGGCGAGATCTACTGGATATGGGATATTCCAGACACACCACTTTCAAAGCTTGGCCGCGCATTCATCAGGGCAGGCTATCAGTATTACTGGATAAACTACACAGGAAGTGGAAACTGGGTGGGTAAACCGATTGATATCGACAACCTGAAGGATCCACAGAATGCCTCTTACATGGGCCAGCCAGGGGTTGACCGCATGGATAACGCCTACCTGACCTTCGAGGTATACTTCTAA
- a CDS encoding TetR/AcrR family transcriptional regulator, translating to MQVIDERKRAKILSAAAGLFATQPFHKVLLSDVAKAAEVGKGTLYIYFNSKEDLYISVLYNGFSRLVDRLRERIDEDTHSPAENLEMVIREMVNFAYQNPHLFELIRTIPVWKAIDRAKWDAKRTELKDMIESIIRQGIALGIFIDSHPEFTARYIPGFIRSVLLEGTETVDREVLIDHILNFVKAAITVKEKVC from the coding sequence ATGCAAGTCATAGATGAACGGAAACGAGCTAAAATCCTTTCGGCGGCGGCCGGACTTTTTGCCACGCAACCCTTCCACAAGGTGCTGTTGAGCGACGTGGCTAAGGCGGCGGAAGTAGGCAAGGGAACACTATACATCTATTTCAATAGCAAAGAAGACCTTTATATTTCAGTGCTTTATAACGGATTTTCTCGGCTGGTAGACCGGCTTCGCGAACGGATAGATGAAGATACTCACAGTCCAGCGGAAAATCTTGAGATGGTGATTCGTGAGATGGTCAATTTTGCTTATCAAAACCCCCACCTGTTCGAGCTGATACGTACGATTCCTGTCTGGAAAGCTATTGACCGGGCCAAGTGGGATGCTAAACGTACAGAGCTAAAAGACATGATCGAATCTATCATCCGCCAGGGCATTGCCCTGGGAATTTTTATCGATTCCCATCCGGAATTTACCGCCCGGTATATTCCCGGGTTCATCCGCTCAGTGCTGCTTGAAGGGACTGAAACAGTCGACCGTGAGGTACTGATCGATCATATCCTGAATTTTGTCAAGGCTGCAATTACTGTCAAGGAGAAGGTGTGTTAA
- a CDS encoding TolC family protein: MLRPLQWGLAGLALFFLNRCAVNQTHDVQIYWHVLNTGRSGSVLPYHTEDPLTLKNALILANTHNEQMAIAGEDYLQTLIDKDRAFAAFLPTISFAPTFMLQGKTAYAANNPLIAEFEPNHTTDLPVAGNMDLHLFRDVPALQTAGAFAKMQRAVLLDRQALLMLDVARTYFQVMHSEKQVAVLKYSIKVARQRLADIQVKEKTGVARPVDVFLAESQLAKTQNELIQAKADVKNGRAMLAFLIGVPAVKGPLTGGLKIPSINWHIDTLLKLTETHRQDLTAAHERVKAAAAALEAAWGEYFPSVSLNLMRYLSRDTFPNDVDWTSMIQVNVPIFQPD, encoded by the coding sequence GTGTTAAGACCGCTGCAGTGGGGATTGGCCGGCCTGGCGCTGTTTTTTCTCAATAGATGCGCAGTGAATCAAACACACGATGTGCAAATATATTGGCATGTGCTTAATACTGGAAGATCCGGATCAGTCTTACCCTACCATACCGAAGATCCCCTCACGTTAAAGAACGCCCTGATACTGGCCAATACGCATAACGAGCAGATGGCCATAGCCGGTGAGGATTACCTTCAGACATTGATCGACAAGGATCGCGCCTTTGCCGCCTTTCTACCGACCATCAGCTTTGCTCCAACATTCATGCTCCAGGGGAAGACTGCATATGCGGCCAATAACCCCCTGATCGCCGAGTTTGAACCCAATCACACGACCGATCTGCCAGTGGCTGGAAATATGGATCTGCACCTGTTCCGCGATGTGCCGGCCCTACAAACAGCCGGGGCTTTCGCTAAGATGCAGCGGGCGGTACTCCTGGATCGCCAGGCCCTTCTCATGCTGGATGTGGCCAGGACCTATTTTCAAGTGATGCACTCAGAAAAGCAGGTTGCGGTTTTAAAGTATTCAATCAAAGTCGCCCGACAGCGGCTCGCAGACATTCAAGTGAAAGAGAAGACTGGTGTGGCACGGCCGGTGGATGTCTTTCTAGCCGAATCACAGCTGGCGAAGACGCAAAACGAGTTGATTCAAGCCAAGGCCGATGTAAAAAACGGCCGGGCGATGCTGGCATTTTTAATCGGTGTACCGGCAGTCAAGGGACCGCTCACCGGCGGACTGAAAATTCCGTCGATAAACTGGCACATCGACACCTTGTTGAAGCTAACCGAGACGCATCGACAAGACCTAACGGCTGCCCATGAACGGGTGAAGGCTGCGGCCGCCGCACTGGAAGCGGCCTGGGGCGAATATTTCCCGTCGGTCTCCCTCAACTTGATGCGCTACCTGTCCCGGGATACCTTCCCCAACGATGTGGATTGGACCTCCATGATCCAGGTCAATGTCCCTATTTTTCAGCCGGATTGA
- a CDS encoding molybdenum cofactor biosynthesis protein MoaE, whose amino-acid sequence MNIDSFLKRLKDAAGGKAGMVLIHNGVVRDHSRDGRPVCAVDIEVDRKRLDEIIRDAMRLPGVVAVDTEIREGRLNVGDDVMLLGVAGDIRDNTISALSLTLNRIKKEVTKKKEYYII is encoded by the coding sequence ATGAATATAGACTCATTCTTAAAAAGACTTAAAGATGCTGCAGGTGGCAAGGCTGGCATGGTGCTCATCCATAACGGAGTTGTACGGGACCATTCAAGGGATGGACGTCCTGTATGCGCAGTGGATATCGAGGTCGATCGCAAGCGTCTAGATGAGATTATCAGGGATGCAATGCGGCTTCCCGGCGTTGTCGCTGTTGATACAGAGATACGTGAGGGGCGCTTGAATGTGGGCGATGATGTCATGCTCCTCGGCGTGGCCGGTGATATAAGGGACAATACGATCAGTGCGCTTTCGTTGACCCTTAACCGCATAAAAAAAGAGGTCACAAAGAAAAAGGAATATTATATTATATAG
- the thrC gene encoding threonine synthase: MKYISTRGGIEPISFKDSVMMGLATDGGLILPEQLPTAGPEIIEKWEGLDYHELAYEVISLFIDDITSKDLKAMIDNAYKNFDTPEVTPLVKVGDLHILELFHGPTLAFKDIALQFLGNLFSYLLKERNEKMNILGATSGDTGSAAIYGVKGKENINIFILHPHGRVSPIQALQMTTVPDKNVFNIAINGTFDDCQAIVKNIFNDIPFKSQYKLGAVNSINWARILAQVVYYVYSFLWIKNKEGAERVDFSVPTGNFGDIFAGYVARRLISPHIERLILATNENNILTRFIMEGRYKIAQRVIPTVSPSMDIQIASNFERYIYYLFGQDPQRVKRAMEQFEKTGEIVFNPDEMTMAREDFASASISQPETIETIRAVYRNTGYVLDPHTAVGVAAAKRLSSALLRHSIVCLATAHPAKFARTVKEAIGHEPKRPASLEDIEKRPTRLKLLPADIGAVKAYIQQQAT, from the coding sequence ATGAAATACATAAGCACGAGGGGCGGAATCGAGCCAATATCCTTTAAAGACTCCGTGATGATGGGCCTTGCGACAGATGGCGGCCTCATCCTGCCTGAACAACTCCCTACGGCTGGACCAGAGATTATAGAAAAATGGGAAGGACTCGACTACCATGAGCTTGCCTATGAGGTCATATCGCTCTTTATAGACGATATCACCTCTAAAGACCTGAAGGCCATGATAGACAATGCCTACAAAAATTTTGACACGCCGGAGGTCACACCCCTTGTCAAAGTAGGCGACTTGCACATACTTGAGCTCTTCCACGGCCCGACCCTCGCCTTTAAGGACATTGCCCTGCAGTTCCTCGGAAACCTCTTCTCATACCTATTGAAGGAACGCAACGAGAAGATGAACATATTAGGTGCAACATCAGGCGACACGGGCAGCGCCGCCATATATGGGGTCAAGGGTAAAGAAAACATCAACATCTTTATCCTGCACCCCCATGGCAGGGTAAGCCCCATCCAAGCCCTTCAGATGACGACCGTACCTGATAAAAACGTATTCAATATAGCGATAAATGGGACCTTTGACGACTGCCAGGCGATAGTAAAAAACATCTTCAACGACATCCCTTTCAAGTCCCAATACAAGCTTGGGGCTGTCAACTCCATAAACTGGGCTAGGATCCTCGCCCAGGTGGTATATTATGTCTATTCATTTCTATGGATTAAAAATAAAGAAGGCGCAGAGCGGGTTGATTTCTCTGTCCCGACCGGAAACTTCGGAGACATCTTCGCCGGATACGTGGCAAGGCGTCTCATCTCGCCGCACATCGAACGGCTTATCCTCGCCACCAACGAAAACAACATCCTCACACGCTTTATCATGGAGGGCCGCTATAAGATCGCGCAAAGGGTCATCCCGACCGTAAGCCCTTCCATGGACATACAGATCGCAAGCAATTTCGAGCGATATATCTACTATCTCTTCGGGCAAGACCCCCAAAGGGTGAAGAGGGCGATGGAGCAGTTTGAAAAGACCGGCGAGATCGTCTTCAACCCTGACGAAATGACCATGGCGCGGGAAGACTTTGCCTCGGCGTCAATAAGCCAACCCGAGACCATTGAGACCATACGAGCCGTATACAGAAATACAGGCTATGTGCTGGACCCTCACACGGCAGTCGGCGTAGCGGCAGCAAAAAGACTTTCATCCGCCCTTCTGCGCCACAGTATCGTGTGTCTAGCTACGGCCCATCCAGCCAAATTCGCAAGGACAGTAAAAGAAGCAATCGGCCATGAGCCGAAGAGGCCTGCTTCGCTTGAAGACATTGAAAAAAGGCCGACCAGGTTGAAGCTACTTCCTGCAGACATAGGCGCGGTGAAGGCATACATACAGCAACAGGCGACTTAG
- a CDS encoding S66 peptidase family protein, translating into MSLKIAPFAPSSPPDPQKIKEGLEIIDIEGPELIWTRDPFGPTSRSGPFDYLAEDDEVQAARFSKYMQDVSNDFIWTMRGGYGSSRWIDKIDWGRVAGSAHPLIIGFSDITFLHAALNSRGLRSIHGPLITTLPKTSPASRAALWSCLEKGKFPPLPARPLIKGKNRLVYGRLIGGNLTCLVHTLATPYEPPWDDAILFIEDYNEAPYRLDRMLTHLVASGRLSKVSGIAVGRLTKDQSSDFSPEQLLKDRLSSLDIPVIIDIPAGHGEDNFPMLLGGVYELNGDVGILAPA; encoded by the coding sequence ATGTCCCTAAAAATAGCGCCCTTTGCCCCTTCAAGCCCACCTGATCCGCAAAAAATCAAGGAAGGACTTGAAATAATCGACATTGAAGGACCTGAACTGATATGGACCAGAGACCCCTTTGGACCAACATCTCGCAGTGGACCGTTCGACTATCTGGCCGAAGACGATGAAGTACAGGCCGCCCGTTTTTCCAAATATATGCAGGATGTCTCAAACGATTTTATCTGGACCATGCGGGGCGGCTATGGGTCGTCGAGATGGATAGATAAGATCGATTGGGGCAGAGTGGCGGGATCTGCGCATCCTTTAATTATAGGCTTCAGCGATATCACATTCCTACATGCCGCACTCAACTCAAGGGGGCTGCGTTCCATCCACGGCCCGCTTATAACCACACTTCCGAAGACAAGCCCGGCGTCAAGGGCTGCGCTCTGGTCCTGTCTTGAAAAAGGCAAGTTCCCGCCACTTCCTGCCAGACCGTTGATAAAAGGAAAAAACCGGCTCGTTTACGGCAGGTTGATAGGCGGGAATCTTACATGCCTTGTCCATACCCTGGCGACCCCTTACGAACCGCCATGGGACGATGCCATCCTGTTTATTGAAGATTATAATGAGGCACCGTACAGGCTTGACCGCATGCTCACCCATCTTGTGGCCTCTGGACGACTCTCAAAGGTATCTGGCATTGCCGTCGGACGCCTCACAAAGGACCAGTCTTCAGATTTCAGCCCTGAACAGCTCCTCAAAGACAGGCTTTCCAGCCTGGATATCCCGGTAATCATAGATATCCCTGCAGGCCACGGCGAAGACAACTTTCCGATGCTTCTCGGGGGTGTATATGAATTGAACGGCGATGTCGGCATACTAGCCCCGGCTTAG
- a CDS encoding HlyD family secretion protein, with translation MTKASVREAKAAIKAAEASQRQANARLTAAQSAPQQIKQSRFQAKVSSADIDQAKANVAQASLNLSYTKIYAPCDGFVTKKDVELGQFVQPGQSLMALVPRNVYVTANFKETQLTHMRPGQPVEISVDAYPNFTFHGHVDSIQHGSGARFSLLPPENATGNYVKVVQRVPVKIVFDRPQETKKCCWSRGCQWYQTWISAPWDGRPTDRNISRKTRLRSTRRVGPQQ, from the coding sequence TTGACAAAAGCATCTGTTCGTGAAGCCAAGGCGGCGATCAAGGCTGCAGAAGCCAGCCAGCGACAGGCCAATGCCCGCTTGACTGCGGCACAGTCCGCACCCCAGCAGATCAAACAGAGCCGTTTTCAAGCGAAAGTATCTAGTGCTGATATCGACCAGGCCAAGGCCAATGTCGCCCAGGCCAGTCTGAATCTTTCCTATACAAAGATTTATGCGCCATGCGACGGTTTTGTGACCAAAAAAGATGTCGAGCTCGGGCAGTTCGTGCAGCCCGGACAATCGCTCATGGCACTGGTGCCTCGGAATGTATATGTTACGGCCAATTTCAAGGAAACACAGCTGACACACATGCGACCCGGCCAGCCGGTTGAAATCTCGGTGGATGCATACCCAAATTTCACCTTCCACGGCCATGTGGACAGCATCCAGCATGGGTCGGGCGCCCGCTTCAGTCTGCTTCCGCCGGAAAACGCCACAGGCAATTATGTCAAGGTCGTCCAGCGGGTACCGGTCAAAATTGTTTTCGACCGTCCGCAAGAGACTAAAAAGTGCTGTTGGTCCCGGGGATGTCAGTGGTACCAGACGTGGATATCGGCGCCGTGGGATGGCCGTCCGACGGATCGAAATATATCTCGAAAAACAAGGCTCCGCTCCACACGAAGAGTGGGGCCGCAGCAATAA
- a CDS encoding class II aldolase/adducin family protein, whose product MSVNIEMAGLRRSMVLVCRLLYQKGLIAGPDGNVSVRLGNGFILITPTGAHKGILSESDLVMVDEKGDPAGDAGKDQGQRPSSEISLHLAIYRKDSGAMAVVHTHAPWTMALSLAGFKFTPHLMVEGMMFLGEVPVVGYAPPGSKLLADAVAGVLDKGPAQILAHHGAITRGPSLMKAFELMECLEHTAKITALARLLGEPVPLADSGG is encoded by the coding sequence TTGAGCGTCAATATAGAAATGGCCGGCCTTCGCAGGTCGATGGTGCTTGTCTGCAGGCTGCTTTATCAGAAGGGGCTTATTGCTGGGCCGGATGGCAACGTGAGCGTCCGACTTGGAAATGGTTTTATCTTGATTACACCAACCGGTGCACACAAGGGCATTTTGTCTGAAAGTGACCTCGTCATGGTGGACGAGAAGGGTGATCCAGCAGGCGATGCCGGTAAGGATCAAGGGCAAAGGCCGTCTTCCGAAATCTCGCTTCATCTCGCCATTTATAGAAAGGATTCAGGTGCAATGGCCGTGGTGCATACCCATGCCCCGTGGACAATGGCCTTGAGTCTTGCAGGGTTTAAGTTTACCCCTCACCTCATGGTCGAGGGAATGATGTTCTTGGGTGAAGTCCCTGTGGTAGGGTATGCACCGCCTGGAAGCAAATTGCTTGCCGATGCCGTAGCTGGGGTCCTTGACAAGGGGCCAGCCCAGATACTCGCGCACCACGGCGCGATAACCCGCGGGCCGAGTTTGATGAAGGCCTTCGAGCTGATGGAATGCCTTGAACATACTGCAAAGATCACAGCCTTGGCGAGGCTCCTTGGCGAGCCCGTTCCCCTGGCGGACAGCGGCGGCTGA